A genomic segment from Bradyrhizobium diazoefficiens USDA 110 encodes:
- a CDS encoding DUF1348 family protein, producing the protein MSRPPLPPFTRETAAQKARMAEDAWNSRDPVRVSLAYTEDSRWRNRSEVFQGREAIVAFLTRKWEKEHDYRLIKDLWAFDGNRIAVRFQYEWHDASGQWYRSYGNEQWEFDEHGLMKRREASINDIMIAEKDRRFHWPAPGPRPADVAGLGTDPF; encoded by the coding sequence ATGTCGCGTCCGCCGCTTCCCCCCTTTACCCGCGAGACCGCTGCGCAAAAGGCCCGCATGGCCGAGGACGCCTGGAATTCGCGCGATCCGGTACGTGTCTCGCTCGCCTATACCGAGGACAGCCGCTGGCGTAACCGCTCCGAGGTGTTCCAGGGCCGCGAGGCCATCGTCGCCTTCCTCACCCGCAAATGGGAGAAGGAGCACGACTACCGCCTGATCAAGGACCTCTGGGCCTTCGACGGCAACCGCATCGCGGTGCGCTTCCAGTACGAATGGCACGACGCGAGCGGCCAGTGGTATCGCTCCTACGGCAACGAGCAATGGGAGTTCGACGAGCACGGCCTGATGAAGCGGCGCGAGGCGTCGATCAACGACATCATGATTGCAGAGAAGGACCGCCGGTTTCATTGGCCCGCGCCGGGGCCGCGGCCGGCGGATGTGGCGGGGTTGGGGACGGATCCGTTCTGA
- a CDS encoding polysaccharide deacetylase family protein encodes MLDSKALKSIPLVPANTADPAPDYPWPKPYKSAMFLSFDVDAESAWTSKDAVHAQRLITMSYGGYEARVGTPKLLELLDQLDLKATFFVTGWSVDAHPAMAESILKAGHEIGHHGYHHLLPDPGDPWIEEELERGFEALKRRLGVRPTGYRAPYGEFTEELRVALVRHGIVYTSSFRDDVRPYRHRLADGKPGTIELPVTASYDDWMHGLSARFSPRPIFPKEHVLSLWKDELDEVRDWGAMVTTVLHPQCSGRPMRLRLLREFLTYAKSCPDVWITTGEKIAENFLRHEAGSR; translated from the coding sequence ATGCTGGACAGTAAGGCACTCAAGAGCATCCCGCTCGTTCCGGCCAACACCGCGGATCCCGCACCGGACTATCCCTGGCCGAAGCCATACAAGTCGGCGATGTTCCTGTCGTTCGACGTGGACGCGGAGAGCGCCTGGACCAGCAAGGACGCCGTGCACGCCCAGCGGCTCATCACCATGAGCTATGGCGGCTATGAGGCGCGCGTCGGCACGCCGAAACTTCTGGAGCTGCTCGACCAGCTCGATCTCAAGGCGACGTTCTTCGTCACGGGATGGTCGGTCGATGCGCATCCGGCGATGGCCGAATCGATCCTCAAGGCCGGCCACGAGATCGGCCATCACGGCTATCATCATCTGTTGCCCGATCCCGGCGATCCCTGGATCGAGGAGGAGCTGGAGCGTGGCTTCGAGGCGCTGAAGCGCCGGCTTGGCGTCAGGCCGACCGGCTATCGCGCGCCTTACGGCGAGTTCACCGAGGAGCTGCGCGTTGCGCTGGTGCGGCACGGCATCGTCTACACGTCCTCGTTCCGTGACGACGTCAGGCCCTATCGCCATCGTCTCGCCGACGGCAAGCCCGGCACGATCGAGCTGCCGGTGACCGCGAGCTATGACGACTGGATGCACGGCCTGTCCGCGCGCTTCAGCCCGCGCCCGATCTTCCCCAAGGAGCACGTGCTCTCGCTCTGGAAGGACGAGCTGGACGAGGTGCGCGACTGGGGCGCGATGGTGACGACGGTGCTGCATCCGCAATGCAGCGGCCGTCCGATGCGACTGCGCCTGCTGCGCGAGTTCCTGACCTACGCAAAGTCCTGCCCCGACGTCTGGATCACCACCGGTGAGAAGATCGCGGAAAACTTCCTGCGCCACGAAGCCGGCAGCCGCTGA
- a CDS encoding N-carbamoyl-D-amino-acid hydrolase has product MVRVLRAAAAQMGPTQKADSREHTLSRMLALLEEAAGRGASLVVFPELAFTTFFPRWLLEGEALDQYFERGMPNPAVAKLFDRARALRVGFYVGYAELTPDGRRYNCAILVDRDGEILGRYRKVHLPGSVEPRPGARYQQLEKRYFEYGDLGFPAFRAGSAWAHAIMGMMICNDRRWPESWRVLGLQGVELVCIGYNSAAYDPNGGATEDGALRTFHSTLVTQANAYMNATWAISVAKAGEEDGSGLIGGSCIVDPNGRIVAQAQTLADEVVVADIDLDLCRQGKDKMFNFAAHRRPEQYRVITERAGVIEPAVLDAD; this is encoded by the coding sequence TTGGTTCGTGTCCTTCGCGCCGCCGCCGCCCAGATGGGCCCGACGCAGAAAGCAGACTCGCGTGAGCATACGCTCTCGCGCATGCTCGCGCTGCTGGAGGAGGCCGCCGGCCGCGGCGCCAGCCTCGTGGTGTTCCCGGAGCTTGCCTTCACCACGTTCTTTCCGCGCTGGCTGCTGGAGGGCGAGGCGCTCGACCAATATTTCGAGCGCGGCATGCCCAACCCGGCGGTGGCCAAGCTGTTCGACCGCGCACGTGCGCTCCGTGTCGGTTTTTATGTCGGCTATGCCGAGCTGACGCCGGACGGCCGCCGCTACAATTGCGCCATCCTGGTCGATCGTGACGGCGAGATTCTCGGCCGCTATCGCAAGGTGCATCTGCCGGGCTCGGTCGAGCCGCGGCCGGGTGCGCGCTACCAGCAGCTGGAGAAGCGCTATTTCGAATATGGCGATCTCGGTTTTCCCGCCTTCCGGGCCGGTTCGGCCTGGGCCCACGCCATCATGGGCATGATGATCTGCAACGATCGCCGCTGGCCGGAATCCTGGCGCGTGCTCGGCCTGCAGGGCGTCGAGCTCGTCTGCATCGGCTACAATTCCGCTGCCTACGATCCGAATGGTGGCGCCACCGAAGACGGTGCCTTGCGCACCTTCCATTCGACGCTGGTGACGCAGGCCAATGCCTACATGAACGCGACCTGGGCGATCTCGGTGGCGAAGGCGGGCGAGGAGGACGGCTCCGGGCTGATCGGCGGCTCCTGCATCGTCGATCCCAATGGTCGCATCGTCGCGCAGGCCCAGACGCTGGCGGACGAGGTGGTCGTCGCCGACATCGATCTCGACCTCTGCCGCCAGGGCAAGGACAAGATGTTCAATTTCGCCGCCCACCGGCGTCCCGAGCAATACAGGGTGATCACCGAACGCGCCGGCGTCATCGAGCCGGCTGTTCTTGACGCGGATTGA
- a CDS encoding amino acid ABC transporter permease, producing MKPAPALAEGFPDLSGMRIAREPHWFRWLSAALIVLVLAAIVRAFANGQIEWSYVSRFLTVKVILEGIVNTMVMAVLAMMLGIFLGIVVAIMRLSPNPVLKTVAAGYTWLFRGTPLILQLLLWFNLALVFPTIGIPGLWSARAVDVMTPFLAALLGLGINQGAYTSEVMRAGMLSVDIGQYEAAQAIGMGRLRALRRIVLPQAMRVVIPPLGNEFIGMVKATSLASVIQYPELLHNAENIYYANSRVIELLIVAGLWYLLVVSILTPLQMLLERRFARGTLRLAR from the coding sequence ATGAAGCCGGCGCCGGCACTCGCGGAGGGTTTCCCTGATTTGTCGGGGATGCGGATCGCGCGCGAGCCGCACTGGTTCCGCTGGCTCAGCGCGGCCCTGATCGTCCTCGTGCTGGCGGCGATCGTGCGCGCGTTTGCGAACGGTCAGATCGAATGGTCCTATGTCAGCCGCTTCCTGACCGTGAAGGTTATCCTCGAAGGCATCGTCAACACCATGGTGATGGCGGTGCTGGCGATGATGCTCGGCATCTTTCTCGGCATCGTTGTGGCGATCATGCGGCTGTCGCCCAACCCGGTTCTGAAGACGGTGGCCGCCGGCTACACCTGGCTGTTTCGCGGCACGCCGCTGATCCTGCAACTGCTGCTCTGGTTCAACCTCGCACTGGTGTTTCCGACCATCGGCATCCCGGGCCTGTGGAGCGCGCGCGCCGTCGACGTCATGACACCGTTCCTCGCCGCGCTGCTCGGGCTCGGCATCAACCAGGGCGCCTACACCTCCGAAGTGATGCGCGCCGGCATGCTGTCGGTCGACATCGGGCAATATGAGGCAGCGCAGGCGATCGGCATGGGGCGGCTGCGTGCGCTGCGCCGGATCGTCCTGCCGCAGGCGATGCGCGTGGTGATCCCGCCGCTCGGCAACGAGTTCATCGGCATGGTGAAGGCGACCTCGCTCGCGAGCGTCATCCAGTATCCGGAGCTGCTGCATAACGCCGAGAACATCTACTACGCGAATTCCCGCGTCATCGAGCTCTTGATCGTCGCCGGGCTCTGGTACCTGCTCGTGGTCTCGATCCTGACCCCGCTTCAGATGCTGCTCGAACGCCGTTTTGCACGCGGCACATTGCGGCTGGCGCGATGA
- a CDS encoding tyrosine-type recombinase/integrase has protein sequence MTEPANQLTLTDAVIRNATLPPGKAQHYLHDDKLPGLALRMRATGGRTWVYLFTKPGVRGTQRKTLGAWPKYNEKAARKAATIAAGEVVKGLDPNDAKREARRQQAAEKQRTTLATLIVEDGPYQTSMTERQVVNWKPAMSALRRGLKDHAESGVGDLTRRQIMAAVDKIAKTGKRGAAKDLRKHVHTLLEWCVGEGYVEHNVLAGYRAPKETRAQRVGRRTKGRALTDEEIIKVWDASGKLGAFGLLARMCLLGGPRRSEPTMIEWRKHIMDDRITFDAAWTKMGLHHDVPRTHLANEVLAAAKHFQRATSDYVFPSPKTGGQMSGFTKMVNRLVKEAGVAKFTMHDLRRSLRTVMSRCGYDNEIQRLCVGQRPSGIDQVYNHDEQWIIRKMAFEAAHDYIAELVGAKRVGKIVRLQRTNPLDPIKAELLGRLREHYAAEAS, from the coding sequence ATGACGGAGCCGGCCAACCAGCTGACACTCACCGATGCGGTGATCCGCAACGCAACGCTGCCGCCGGGTAAGGCGCAGCATTATCTCCACGACGACAAGCTGCCCGGCCTCGCCTTGCGCATGCGCGCCACCGGCGGCCGGACCTGGGTCTACCTCTTCACCAAGCCGGGGGTGAGGGGGACCCAGCGCAAGACCCTCGGCGCGTGGCCCAAATATAATGAGAAGGCCGCCCGCAAGGCCGCCACCATCGCCGCAGGCGAAGTCGTCAAGGGCTTGGACCCGAACGACGCGAAGCGCGAGGCGAGGCGGCAACAGGCAGCCGAGAAGCAGCGCACCACGCTCGCGACCCTCATTGTTGAAGATGGTCCTTACCAGACGTCTATGACCGAACGTCAAGTCGTCAACTGGAAGCCAGCAATGTCGGCGCTGCGGCGCGGGCTCAAGGATCACGCCGAGAGCGGCGTGGGGGACCTGACGCGACGGCAGATCATGGCTGCGGTCGATAAGATTGCCAAGACCGGCAAGCGTGGTGCAGCCAAGGACTTGCGCAAGCACGTGCATACTTTGCTCGAATGGTGCGTCGGTGAGGGCTATGTCGAGCACAACGTGCTCGCCGGCTATCGCGCGCCCAAGGAAACCCGCGCGCAAAGGGTCGGACGCCGAACGAAGGGCCGCGCGCTGACCGATGAGGAAATCATCAAAGTCTGGGATGCATCCGGCAAGCTCGGGGCTTTTGGTCTCCTGGCTCGCATGTGCCTGCTCGGTGGCCCGCGCCGCAGCGAGCCTACCATGATCGAGTGGCGAAAGCACATCATGGATGACCGTATCACCTTCGATGCGGCGTGGACCAAGATGGGCCTGCACCACGACGTGCCGCGCACCCACCTCGCAAACGAGGTGCTCGCGGCCGCCAAACACTTCCAGCGCGCAACGTCCGACTATGTCTTCCCGTCACCAAAGACCGGCGGCCAGATGTCCGGGTTCACCAAGATGGTCAACCGCCTGGTCAAGGAAGCGGGTGTTGCCAAGTTTACCATGCATGACCTAAGGCGCAGCTTACGAACCGTCATGTCTCGCTGCGGCTACGACAACGAAATCCAGCGGCTGTGTGTCGGGCAAAGGCCAAGCGGAATCGATCAGGTCTACAATCACGACGAACAGTGGATCATCCGCAAAATGGCGTTCGAAGCGGCTCACGACTACATTGCGGAGTTGGTCGGCGCGAAACGGGTCGGCAAAATCGTGCGCCTGCAGCGGACGAATCCGCTTGACCCGATCAAGGCCGAGCTCCTCGGCCGTCTCCGTGAGCATTATGCGGCTGAGGCATCTTAG
- a CDS encoding YbgC/FadM family acyl-CoA thioesterase gives MAFCCDIVKSEFSGIVYHANYLRFMERGRTNHLRLMGAEQQALFEQPATEDSGFAFVVRSMHLDFLKPARMDDVLDVVTWPIAVKGASIMLAQEVRRGEDVLVKAEVRVAFISGGRAQPIPKSIRTLMKADLIS, from the coding sequence TTGGCCTTTTGTTGCGATATCGTCAAGTCAGAGTTCTCCGGCATCGTCTATCACGCCAATTATCTGCGCTTCATGGAACGGGGGCGGACCAATCATCTGCGGCTGATGGGCGCCGAGCAGCAGGCGCTGTTCGAGCAGCCCGCGACGGAGGACTCCGGCTTCGCCTTCGTGGTGCGCTCGATGCACCTGGATTTCCTCAAGCCCGCGCGGATGGACGACGTGCTCGACGTCGTGACCTGGCCAATCGCGGTGAAAGGCGCCTCCATCATGCTCGCACAGGAGGTCCGGCGCGGCGAGGACGTGCTGGTCAAGGCCGAAGTGCGCGTCGCCTTCATCAGCGGCGGCCGTGCCCAGCCGATCCCGAAGTCGATCCGCACGCTGATGAAGGCTGATCTGATTTCGTGA
- a CDS encoding LysR family transcriptional regulator — MNLRQLEILRAVIRHRTTVAAADELALSQPAVSNALKTMEAQAGFALFERVNNRLFPTAEAMALYKESEAIFALHAKLENRVRDLRENRSGHLAIVATPPLAYSIIPSALSGFLRRRPETRVFFDVRRYEGIIEGVLSRVAELGFALGLTHHPGIAHEVVHTGEMVCVLPPQHPLADRPVISAADLSGLPFIGLERGTRLGEAVRDSFARAGAPFRPTVEVRYCNTACVLAAAGVGAAVVDPFSPRQNGGNGLVVRPFTPTTHAVAYMLWSEAEPLSRLAKAFLSEVRKQSALLEGPAPHQQHGAESD; from the coding sequence ATGAACCTGCGTCAGCTCGAGATCCTGCGCGCCGTCATCCGCCACCGCACCACCGTGGCGGCGGCGGATGAGCTGGCACTGTCGCAGCCCGCGGTCAGCAATGCGCTGAAGACCATGGAGGCGCAGGCGGGTTTCGCGCTGTTCGAGCGCGTCAACAACCGGCTGTTTCCGACCGCCGAAGCGATGGCGCTCTACAAGGAGAGCGAGGCGATCTTCGCGCTGCACGCAAAACTCGAGAACCGCGTGCGCGATCTGCGCGAGAACCGGTCCGGGCATCTCGCCATCGTGGCGACGCCGCCGCTTGCCTACAGCATCATCCCGTCCGCGCTGTCGGGCTTCCTGCGCCGCCGCCCGGAGACGCGCGTCTTCTTCGACGTGCGGCGCTACGAGGGCATCATCGAGGGCGTGCTCAGCCGTGTCGCCGAGCTCGGCTTCGCGCTCGGGCTGACGCATCATCCCGGCATCGCGCACGAGGTGGTGCACACCGGCGAGATGGTCTGCGTGCTGCCGCCGCAGCATCCGCTCGCCGACCGGCCCGTGATCTCGGCCGCCGATCTGTCCGGCCTGCCCTTCATCGGGCTCGAGCGCGGCACACGCCTCGGCGAGGCCGTGCGCGACAGTTTTGCGCGGGCCGGCGCGCCATTCCGGCCGACCGTCGAGGTGCGCTACTGCAACACCGCCTGCGTGCTCGCTGCCGCCGGCGTCGGTGCCGCGGTGGTCGATCCGTTCTCGCCGCGGCAGAACGGCGGCAATGGCCTCGTCGTCCGGCCGTTCACGCCGACGACCCATGCGGTCGCCTACATGCTCTGGTCGGAAGCCGAGCCGCTATCACGCCTCGCCAAGGCCTTTCTGAGCGAGGTGCGGAAGCAGAGCGCGCTGCTGGAGGGCCCAGCGCCACACCAGCAACATGGGGCAGAAAGCGACTGA
- a CDS encoding ABC transporter substrate-binding protein, translated as MKRLLVTAAFLGAMTVSALAIELPPDIAKRGSLKVALVPNYPPMEFRDPATSALTGFDIDLGEALGRKLGVKIEWTETSFAEFMPSISTGRVDAILSGFTDYASRHEIASFVDYLRSGPKFFVQQSRASEFKDMAALCGKKVGASRRTMFPAEIDKWSQKNCGSNPIQFVGTDGSADARTQLRQGRIDAAVQGNETLPYLMDLEPGTYAPVGDPFATQFTGIALPVKEKALQQAILEAVDALIADGTYRTLLAKWKLSDNAIEKATINAGQ; from the coding sequence ATGAAGAGGCTTTTGGTTACGGCGGCGTTCTTGGGCGCTATGACTGTTTCGGCGTTGGCGATCGAGCTGCCGCCTGACATCGCAAAGCGCGGCAGCCTCAAGGTGGCGCTGGTGCCGAACTATCCGCCGATGGAATTCCGCGATCCCGCCACCAGCGCGCTCACGGGCTTCGACATCGATCTCGGCGAGGCGCTCGGGCGCAAGCTCGGTGTGAAGATCGAATGGACCGAGACCAGCTTTGCCGAATTCATGCCGTCGATTTCGACGGGGCGGGTGGATGCCATCCTGTCCGGTTTCACCGACTATGCGAGCCGGCACGAGATCGCGTCCTTCGTCGATTATTTGCGCAGCGGCCCAAAATTCTTCGTGCAGCAGTCCCGCGCGTCCGAGTTCAAGGACATGGCTGCGCTCTGCGGCAAGAAGGTCGGCGCCAGCCGCCGGACCATGTTTCCGGCCGAGATCGACAAGTGGAGCCAGAAGAATTGCGGCAGCAATCCGATCCAGTTCGTCGGTACCGACGGCTCGGCCGATGCGCGCACGCAGCTCAGGCAGGGCCGTATCGACGCCGCCGTGCAGGGCAACGAGACGCTGCCCTATCTGATGGACCTCGAGCCCGGCACCTATGCGCCGGTCGGAGATCCCTTCGCGACGCAGTTCACGGGCATCGCGCTGCCGGTCAAGGAAAAGGCACTTCAGCAGGCCATTCTCGAGGCCGTCGATGCGCTGATCGCCGACGGTACGTATCGTACGCTGCTGGCGAAGTGGAAATTGAGCGACAACGCAATAGAGAAGGCGACCATCAATGCTGGACAGTAA
- a CDS encoding type 1 glutamine amidotransferase has protein sequence MARITIIETGQVPQEYREQHGSFPDMFERMVRAEDPTATVDVISIPNGDALPDPGKLEAVLITGAAAGVYDGLDWIASLEDFVRTAYANKTPMVGVCFGHQLIAQALGGTVRKSEKGWGIGRHVYQVLPENGVVEGEAVAIAASHQDQVVEPPTDALTILSSEFTPHAGLLYANGATLTVQPHPEFDVEFAQVCCELRDGKAPDDVVATARASLAQPLDNAKLGGAITRFLARKSLPTS, from the coding sequence ATGGCACGCATCACCATCATCGAGACCGGGCAGGTCCCGCAAGAATATCGCGAGCAGCACGGCTCGTTTCCCGACATGTTCGAGCGCATGGTCCGCGCCGAGGATCCGACGGCCACGGTCGACGTGATCAGCATCCCGAATGGCGATGCACTTCCCGATCCAGGCAAGCTCGAAGCCGTGCTGATCACCGGCGCGGCCGCCGGCGTCTATGACGGGCTCGACTGGATCGCGTCGCTGGAAGATTTCGTGCGTACGGCTTACGCCAACAAGACGCCGATGGTCGGCGTGTGCTTCGGCCATCAATTGATCGCGCAGGCCCTGGGCGGCACCGTGCGCAAGTCGGAGAAAGGCTGGGGCATCGGCCGGCACGTCTATCAGGTGCTGCCCGAGAACGGCGTCGTCGAAGGCGAAGCGGTCGCGATCGCCGCCTCACATCAGGACCAGGTGGTCGAGCCGCCGACCGACGCGCTGACGATCCTCTCGTCCGAGTTCACCCCGCATGCCGGCCTGCTCTACGCCAACGGCGCGACGCTGACCGTGCAGCCGCATCCGGAGTTCGACGTGGAGTTCGCGCAAGTGTGCTGCGAGCTGCGCGACGGCAAGGCGCCGGATGACGTCGTCGCCACGGCGCGCGCGTCGCTGGCGCAGCCGCTGGACAACGCGAAGCTCGGTGGGGCGATTACGCGGTTTCTGGCGCGCAAATCTCTCCCCACATCCTGA
- a CDS encoding ABC transporter substrate-binding protein — protein sequence MTRLSHFLSLAALAAVTSAQAAELPAEIKQAGALKLTVNSTYAPMEYRDPATNELVGLDIDLANELAKRLGGLKIVWSETPFAELIPSLQTKRADFIISGISDRASRRETADFVDYLQTGPQFFVMADSEAKAATDLCGKKVGTTRSTSFPVEIEKWSKQNCEAAGKPAIQYVPGENSIDVRNQLKQGRIDAAVQGSETLPYAQTQEPGKYRIVGEAFAKGYQGIMFRKDDAALREVVTEKLTAMIADGAYKAVLDKWGLGANAVAQPMLNAAPQ from the coding sequence ATGACACGCCTCTCGCATTTTCTCAGCCTAGCAGCCTTGGCTGCCGTGACGTCGGCGCAGGCGGCCGAGCTTCCGGCGGAGATCAAGCAGGCGGGCGCGTTGAAGCTCACGGTCAACTCCACCTACGCGCCGATGGAATATCGCGACCCTGCGACCAACGAGCTGGTCGGGCTCGACATCGATCTTGCGAACGAGCTCGCCAAGCGGCTCGGCGGCCTCAAGATCGTCTGGAGCGAGACGCCGTTCGCCGAGTTGATCCCATCGCTCCAGACCAAGCGCGCCGATTTCATCATCTCCGGCATCTCGGACCGCGCCTCGCGGCGCGAGACCGCCGATTTCGTCGATTACCTCCAGACCGGCCCGCAGTTCTTCGTGATGGCGGACAGCGAGGCGAAGGCGGCGACCGATCTCTGCGGCAAGAAGGTCGGCACCACCCGCAGCACCAGCTTCCCGGTCGAGATCGAGAAGTGGAGCAAGCAGAATTGCGAGGCGGCCGGCAAGCCGGCGATCCAGTACGTGCCGGGCGAGAACTCGATCGACGTCCGCAACCAGCTCAAGCAGGGCCGCATCGACGCCGCCGTGCAGGGCAGCGAGACGCTGCCTTATGCGCAGACGCAAGAGCCCGGCAAATACCGCATTGTCGGTGAGGCCTTCGCCAAGGGTTATCAAGGCATCATGTTCCGCAAGGACGATGCGGCCCTGCGCGAGGTGGTGACCGAGAAGCTCACGGCGATGATCGCCGACGGCGCCTACAAGGCCGTTCTCGACAAATGGGGCCTTGGCGCGAACGCGGTCGCCCAGCCCATGCTGAACGCGGCGCCGCAATGA
- the ybgC gene encoding tol-pal system-associated acyl-CoA thioesterase: MTLSLDGEIRDGRHYMQVRVYFEDTDSGQIVYHANFLRFMERGRTNYLRLLGTNQQALLEETRNDAPGFAFVVRSMTIDFLKPAVLDDLLDIVTVPQEVRGASIALLQECRRGGDLLVSARVRVAFISGGKAQRIPKALRLAMEEHR; the protein is encoded by the coding sequence GTGACACTCTCTCTTGACGGCGAAATTCGAGACGGACGGCATTACATGCAGGTCCGCGTCTATTTCGAAGATACCGATTCCGGCCAGATTGTTTATCACGCGAATTTTTTGCGTTTCATGGAACGTGGCAGAACGAATTACTTGCGCCTGCTCGGCACCAATCAGCAAGCGCTGCTCGAGGAAACGCGGAACGATGCGCCGGGCTTCGCCTTCGTTGTCCGTTCGATGACAATCGATTTTCTAAAACCGGCAGTCTTGGACGACCTGCTTGACATTGTCACGGTCCCGCAAGAGGTGAGAGGCGCGTCGATTGCCTTGCTGCAGGAGTGCAGGCGCGGGGGTGATCTCTTGGTCTCGGCGCGTGTACGGGTCGCGTTTATCTCAGGCGGAAAAGCGCAGCGCATCCCAAAGGCTCTGAGGCTTGCTATGGAAGAGCACAGATAA
- a CDS encoding integrase has product MQEYRLHRIATSKTGKAPARSTIHDEVVTLRQVLKTAIRHEWLAHLPDFSPPYKTSGKVVHRPWFSPEEYKQLYETTRAHAKASQIHHRWSAEQLHDYVLFLANTGLRPDEAKNLQHRDVTIVEDERSGERILEIEVRGKRGVGYCKSMPSAVRPYERLLGRAKYVKQGRARVRAKLPPSNEPPQLPKPTDHVFPGNHIKMFNALLDRSELKLDRDGNRRTAYSLRHTYICMRLMEGADSY; this is encoded by the coding sequence GTGCAGGAATATCGCCTGCACCGGATCGCAACGTCTAAGACCGGCAAGGCGCCCGCGCGCAGCACTATCCACGACGAGGTCGTGACGTTGCGGCAGGTGTTGAAGACTGCCATTCGCCATGAATGGCTCGCGCACCTGCCGGACTTCTCTCCTCCTTATAAGACTTCGGGGAAGGTGGTGCATCGGCCGTGGTTCAGCCCCGAGGAATACAAGCAGCTCTACGAAACCACGCGGGCGCACGCGAAGGCCAGCCAGATCCACCACCGTTGGAGTGCCGAGCAATTGCATGATTACGTCCTGTTCTTGGCCAACACCGGCTTGCGGCCGGATGAGGCCAAGAACCTCCAGCATCGCGACGTGACCATTGTTGAGGACGAACGTAGCGGCGAGCGCATCCTGGAAATCGAGGTGCGCGGCAAGCGGGGCGTCGGCTACTGCAAGAGCATGCCGAGCGCGGTGCGACCCTATGAGCGGCTGCTAGGCCGCGCGAAATACGTGAAGCAGGGCAGAGCGCGGGTGCGGGCGAAGCTGCCGCCCTCTAACGAGCCGCCGCAGTTGCCCAAGCCGACCGACCACGTGTTTCCGGGCAATCACATCAAGATGTTCAATGCCCTGCTTGATAGGAGCGAGTTGAAGCTGGATCGGGATGGCAATCGGCGGACCGCATACAGCCTGCGGCATACCTACATCTGCATGCGCCTGATGGAAGGGGCGGACAGCTACTAG
- a CDS encoding amino acid ABC transporter ATP-binding protein, producing the protein MTKPLVAIRSVSKNFGEFQALRNVSLDVWPGEVMCLIGASGSGKTTLLRCINQLAAIDAGGIWLDGELLGVREQGGRLHRLTEREIGRQRLKTGMVFQRFNLFPHKTALENITEGPTQVQGRKADEVRTEALELLRRVGLAAKADSYPAQLSGGQQQRVAIARALAMKPMLMLFDEPTSALDPELVGEVLAVMKELAKSGMTMMVVTHELGFAREVADRVVYMDQGAIVEQGRASDVLGTPREERTKAFLSAVI; encoded by the coding sequence ATGACAAAACCCCTCGTCGCGATCCGCTCCGTCAGCAAGAACTTTGGAGAGTTCCAGGCTCTCAGAAACGTCTCGCTCGACGTCTGGCCCGGCGAGGTGATGTGCTTGATCGGCGCCTCAGGCTCGGGCAAGACCACGCTGCTCCGTTGCATCAACCAGCTCGCCGCGATCGATGCCGGCGGCATCTGGCTCGACGGCGAGCTTTTGGGTGTGCGCGAGCAGGGCGGGCGGCTCCATCGGCTCACCGAACGGGAGATCGGGCGGCAGCGGCTGAAGACCGGCATGGTGTTCCAGCGCTTCAACCTGTTTCCGCACAAGACCGCGCTGGAGAATATCACCGAGGGCCCGACCCAGGTGCAGGGGCGTAAAGCCGACGAAGTGCGCACTGAGGCGCTCGAGCTGCTCCGCCGTGTCGGGCTTGCGGCCAAGGCGGACTCCTATCCCGCGCAGCTCTCCGGCGGCCAGCAGCAGCGCGTGGCGATCGCGCGGGCGCTCGCCATGAAGCCGATGCTGATGTTGTTCGACGAGCCGACCAGCGCGCTCGATCCCGAGCTCGTCGGCGAGGTGCTCGCGGTCATGAAGGAACTGGCGAAGAGCGGCATGACCATGATGGTGGTGACGCACGAGCTCGGCTTCGCGCGCGAGGTCGCCGACCGCGTCGTCTACATGGACCAGGGCGCGATCGTCGAGCAGGGCCGCGCCTCCGACGTGTTGGGTACGCCGCGCGAGGAGCGCACCAAGGCATTTCTTTCGGCGGTGATCTGA